The nucleotide window AGCGCGGCAGAAAAGCCGTGAAGAGTATCTGCAAAGCCAGGTGAATACGCTGTGGCGCACCTTACCGCGTAAAGAGAAAGAGTATGCGCAGGTGGAAGCGGCACGCTATCCGTCTGAGCCGCAGGAGAACCTGCTGTACTTTATGGAGAAGAACGCGCCGCTGCTGGAACCGTGGCAGCGCGAAGTGCTGCGCATTGTGCGCAAAGTCAGCCAGTATTTCTATCCGCAGAAACAGACGCAGGTGATGAATGAAGGCTGGGCGACCTTCTGGCACTACACCATCCTTAACCATCTGTATGACGAAGGCAAAGTGTCAGAACGCTTTATGATGGAGTTTCTGCACAGCCATACCAACGTGGTCTATCAACCGCCGTACAACAGCCAGTGGTATAACGGCATCAACCCCTATGCGCTGGGCTTTGCCATGTTCCAGGACATTAAGCGCATCTGCCAGACGCCTACGGAAGAAGATCGCTACTGGTTCCCGGATATTGCCGGATCGGACTGGCTGAAGACGCTGCATTTCGCCATGCGTGAGTTCAAGGACGAAAGTTTTATCAGTCAGTTCCTCTCGCCAAAAGTAATGCGGGATTTCCGCCTGTTCACCGTGATGGATGACGATCGCAATAATTATCTGGAGATTGCGGCCATTCATGATGAAGCCGGCTACCGGGCGATTCGCCAGCAGCTGTCGGCGCAGTACAACCTGAGCAATCTTGAACCCAATATCCAGGTGTATAACGTAGATTTGCGCGGCGACCGTTCGCTGACGTTGCGTTATGTGCCACAGCAGCGTGCGCCGCTCGACAAGAGCCGTCGCGAGGTGCTGAAGCACGTGCACCGCCTGTGGGGATTTGATGTCAATCTGGAGCAGCAGAATGAGGACGGCAGCGTAGAGCTACTGGACCGCT belongs to Candidatus Pantoea soli and includes:
- a CDS encoding SpoVR family protein is translated as MTTMFDEPTRSSKRLSDGPDWTFELLDVYLAEIDRVAKSYGLDTYPHQIEVITSEQMMDAYSSVGMPINYAHWSFGKKFIETEQRYKHGQQGLAYEIVINSNPCIAYLMEENTMTMQALVMAHACYGHNSFFKNNYLFRSWTDASSIVDYLLFARNYISDCEERYGVEEVERLLDSCHALMNYGVDRYKRPQKISLQEEKARQKSREEYLQSQVNTLWRTLPRKEKEYAQVEAARYPSEPQENLLYFMEKNAPLLEPWQREVLRIVRKVSQYFYPQKQTQVMNEGWATFWHYTILNHLYDEGKVSERFMMEFLHSHTNVVYQPPYNSQWYNGINPYALGFAMFQDIKRICQTPTEEDRYWFPDIAGSDWLKTLHFAMREFKDESFISQFLSPKVMRDFRLFTVMDDDRNNYLEIAAIHDEAGYRAIRQQLSAQYNLSNLEPNIQVYNVDLRGDRSLTLRYVPQQRAPLDKSRREVLKHVHRLWGFDVNLEQQNEDGSVELLDRCPTRGSVL